The Maridesulfovibrio hydrothermalis AM13 = DSM 14728 DNA window TTTGAGACCCTTCCGGAAAATAAGCACCACATTGACGAGTTTATTACCTTCTTTGAAAACGATGTGCGTCAGTACCTTGAGCGTGTGGACGGTGTTGCGGACTTGTTTGTCGGTGGTGGTACTGAAAATGAAATGCATGTCATTATCGCTCCTGAAAAGCTGGCTGCCTATAATCTTACTATTGCTAAAGTTATTGAGGTTCTGAAGAGCGAAAACGCCAATATTTCTGCTGGTAACCTCGGGGTGGGCAGGCGTGATTACCGTATCCGCACCACAGCTGAATTCCGTTCTCCTGAAGAAATAGAAAATGTTGTAATTACATCATCAGGACAGCAAAGGGTGACTATCGCCGATGTCGGCAAGGTTGTACGGGGTTTCGATAAAGCCGAAGTCGCCATGCTGCGTAACGGCATTCCGGGGATTGCCATCGGGGTAAAACCTGAACCCGGCTCCAACGTGCTGGATATGACCCGTGAGGTTAAAAAAGTTGTTGATGAGCTTAATGCGAACATTCTTGCAAAAGAAGGCACTCATCTCGTGTGGGTTTATGATCAGGCTCCGTATATTAACGGTGCAATTGATCTGGTAAAACAGAATATCATCATCGGCGGGGTACTGGCGATTATCGTGCTGCTGATTTTCTTGCAGTCATTTTCAGCAACGGTCATTGTTGCCATTGCCATCCCTATTTCCGTGATCGGTTCATTCATTGTTTTCGGAGGGCTGGGCAGATCTCTGAACATTATCAGTATGTCCGGTATTTCCTTTGCCGTTGGTATGCTGGTGGATAACGCCATTGTTGTATTGGAAAATATTGATCGTCATCGAGGTATGGGAAAGCCCCCGTTCAAGGCTGCTTATGATGGAGCCAGCGAAGTATGGGGGGCGGTTCTGGCCTCGACCCTGACAACTGTCGCGGTTTTCCTTCCGGTCGTATTTATCGAAGAGGAAGCCGGACAGCTTTTCAAGGACATCGCCATTGCGGTAACCTGCGCAATTTCACTTTCTCTGTTCGTTTCAGTTTCAGTTATACCTATGCTGGCTAAGCAGTTCTATTCTTTTTCCAAGCGGAAAAAGAAGGTCAAACGTAATTTTCTGACCAGAGCGGGCGGAGTCATTTCGGATTGGGTTATGGGATTGCTGGAACTTGCTATCCGCAACTGGGCAACCAGAATATCAACTGTTGTGATTCTTGTTGCAGCGTCCGCATTGATAGTCTTTTCCTTTTTTCCAAAAATGGAATACCTGCCGCAGGGTAACCGCAACCTCATTCTCTCCATTTTAATTCCGCCGCCGGGGCTGTCATACGAGGAACGTGATTCCATTGGTGAATTTATTTCCTCGCAGGTGGAACCGTATATTAAGGAAGAAAAGGATGGATTTCCTCAAGTTGAAAGCCTTTTCTATGTATCTGCGCCGTCAATTAATTTATTTGGCGCAATGGCTAAAGATGAAGAACGTCCGGCTGAACTTATTCCGCTTTTCAACCGTATTATGAATTCCATTCCCGGCATGTTCGGGGTCAGCATTCAGGCTTCCATCTTTGAATCCGGACTTGGTAAAGGACGAATGGTGGCGGTTGATTTCAGCGGAACAGATTTGAATAAACTTATTGCCGCTGCCGGAACGATGTTCGGCATGGCAAGGCAGGCTGTGCCCGGTGCACAGGTCAGGCCGATTCCATCCCTTGAAATGCTCTATCCCGAAGTGCGTATTATTCCGGATCGTGACCGTTTGCGCGCTGCCGGAATGTCCAGTCGGGAACTGGGAGAAGCTCTTGACGTTCTTATGGACGGGCGCAAGATCGGTGATTTCAAACAAGAGGGTAAAAAGAAAATTGACCTGAAGCTTAAAGCCTCGGATGCCGGGGTGAGCACTCCGGAAGAATTATACAATTCGCTGGTTGCCACTCCGCAAGGCTGGGCGGTTCCGGTTTCATCGCTGTCGAATATAGAAAGAACTTACGGTATTACCCAGATCCGCCATCTGGAGCGGCAGAGGACCGTAACTTTGCAGATTACCCCGCCCAAATCCATGCCGCTGGAGCAGGCGATGGATATCGTGCAGAATAAGTTGATTCCTGAGGTTAAAGAAATGGGACTGCTGGACGGCGTTAACGTGCGTATGTCCGGCGCTGCTGATAAACTGACTCAGACCCGTGAAGCTATGCAGTGGAATTTTCTGCTGGCGGTTGTTATCACCTATCTGCTTATGGCGGCCCTGTTCGGGAACTTTATCTATCCGGTCATCATTCTGCTGACTGTGCCGCTGGCTGGCGCAGGCGGTTTTCTCGGCCTTAAGCTGGAGAATCTCTTTATCGCGCCGCAGCCGCTTGATGTACTGACTATGCTGGGTTTTGTTATCCTTATCGGGGTTGTTGTTAATAACGCGATTCTTATCGTGCATCAGTCGCTCAATAATGTGCGGCAGGGCGGTATGGAGCACAAGGAAGCGGTGCTTGAGGCAACCCGTTCAAGACTGCGCCCCATTTATATGTCAGCTACGACATCCATCTTCGGAATGCTGCCGCTGGCGATAGCCCCCGGTCCCGGTTCGGAGCTGTATCGCGGACTCGGAGCAGTAGTGCTCGGCGGTCTGGCACTGTCTACGGTCTTTACCGTATTTATGATTCCTGCTCTGCTGATGTTTTTCATCAAGATGGAGAAGGTCGGAAGTAAGGATGCTACGGTTTAAGTGTCTGTTAAATAGAGGAGTTTTGTTTTTGACAGTAGATTTTGTCTCAGGCGGCCAAAGGGGATAATCCTTTTTGGAATTCTTCTCGGAATAAAATAGAATCCCCCTGCGAATCTGGTTCGCAGGGGGATTTCGTATCAACTCAAAAGCGCAAAGCGCATCAACTTCTTTCTATATTCTTAACTATTTTCCTTTACATATTTTTCAAGTCTGTTCATTCCCTCGGTCAGATTTTCGATTGAGTTGGCGTATGACAGCCGGATGTAGCCTTCAGCTCCCTCGCCGAAATCAATGCCGGGGGTTACTCCTATTCCTGCTTTTTCTAGAATATCAAAGGCTAGTTTCAGGGAACTTCCATCGAATTTCAATGCCAGATGTTTCATATTTACCAGCACATAGAAAGCTCCGGTAGGTTCCACTTTAATATCAAATCCTATTTCGCGCAGTCGTTTGAGTATGAATTTACGACGTGTGTCATAAATATCTTTGATGCGGTTAACATCATCCCATGATTCAGTCAGGGCCGCCACTCCCGCCCGCTGCGCCATAGAATTGGCAGAGATGAAAAAGTTCTGACAAAGCTTTTGCATGGGACGGATGTATTTCTCAGGAGCAATCAGATAGCCAAGTCTCCAGCCCGTCATGGCGAAAAGTTTGGAAAATCCATTCAGCACAAAGGCGTGATCGGTATATTCCAATATAGAATGCTCCTGCTCTCCGTAAACAAGGCCGTGATAAATTTCATCTGAAATGATCCAAGGGCCTAGCTTTGCAATTTTCGCCATGCGCTCAGGCGAAAGAAGAGTGCCGGTGGGATTGGACGGGGAGTTTATCAGGATCGCTTTAGTTTTGCTGTTGATTGCTTTAGCAATCTCCTCTGGGCGAAATTGAAATCCGTCCTCTTCGTAAGTGGTGATACTGTTGGCCTCTGCTCCTGCAAAAGAGATAAAGTTGCTGTAGCAGGCATAACAGGGATCAGAAACAATGATGTTGTCGCCTTGGTCCAGTATAAAAGTAAATAGCAGCAGCATTGCCGGTGATGTCCCTTGAGTCACGATAATGCGGCCCGGGTCAACGTCCACGCTGTATCTGTCTTTGTGGTATTTGCTGATAGCTTCGCGTAATTCAGGTATTCCGAGGCTGTGGGTGTAGTGAGTTTCACCTTTTTCAAGGGCTTTGCAGCATGCCTTTTTTATGCATTCCGGCGTGTCAAAGTCCGGTTCACCAATTTCCATATGAATAATGCTGCGACCTTCACGTTCCATTTGTTGTGCTTTTTCAAGTATATCCATTACCAGAAAAGGTGTGATCTCACAGGCTCGTTTAGAAATGCAATCCATGCTGCTCTCCATATATTTCAAGCGGATATCCGCTTGTGAAATTGATTTGTTATTTTTAACGGTTGTATACAGCCTCATAAGACGAAGCGCAATAGAGTCGGGGAAATGTGTATTTCAAGGCTTGCCCCATTGCTTGAGCTGGAGTAACTATCCGCAGCACATTCACAGAAAATTTCGGGCTGATAACTTAAAATGAAAATCCTACTGATTGATAATAACGACAGTTTCACCAATAACCTTGTGCATTTGCTGGCAAAAGAAATTGTCGGGGCTGAGGTTGCCGTCCTGCCATATTCAAATACAACTGATCCGGACATGGTTCAGCCCTTTGTAACTGAATATGATTTGCTGATAATTTCTCCCGGTCCGGGGTGTCCGGCAGATTATCCCGGCTATGAAAAAATCATTGAATCGGACAAGCCTGTCCTGGGTGTTTGTCTGGGCATGCAGATACTTAATGAGTACTTCGGCGGTAAAACCAAACGCCTTGAGGGCTGTTTTCACGGACGTACCGAAAGAATAAATTTTAACGGCGATAATATCAGAGTAGCCCGATACCATTCGCTGTATTGCGCCGAAGTAGGGGAAGCCCTTGAGGTTATAGCAGCCAACAAAAGCGGTGTGCCTATGGCCGTCGGCCATAAGGAATTGCCACTGCTGGGTTATCAGTTTCATCCGGAATCATTTTTAACCGAGCAAGCCGGAGTCTTCATTGAATACGCCCTGCACTATTTTAAACTCCGTTAGTTTTGAAAGATTTTGCGATATAGCACTTTATTTTGTAAAAGAAAAAAGTGCAGATGTGTTGCTTGGTTCACCTGCCTATCCTGAATCAAGCAACAGTTATCTCGGGATCGCCCCTGTCAGTGAACTAACCCTTGAGGCGGGAACTCCCGCAGATGAAATCGGTCCTGCAATCAAATCTTTCGCCTTTGCTGATGAAGGTCCGTCTATCGGTTATGTCAGTTATGAGTGCGGTCATGCTTTGCGCGGGATAGCCAGTGCAAAGTCTACCGAATTTCCCGCTCTGCATTTGAAAAAATATGCTGCCGTGCTGGTTCATGATGCGGGGCGTGAATCTCTTCAAGTGCTATCAGCAGATGCGGAATCCGCAGCTGAGATCGTGAAGAAAATACATGCTGCCGATGCTGTGCCTGATGTAGATTTGCCCTGCTTTTCTGCTGAGTCTGTAGATATGTCTTTAAACAAATGTCAGTATGAAGAGGGCGTGCGGCAGACTCTGGAGTATATCAAGGAAGGGCTTACCTACCAGCTGAATTTGTCAACGAAGTTTAATATTCCGGTAGATAATTTTGATCCGGTTCTTTGGTTTTTTGCTCTGAGTAAAAAATATCCTGCCCCGTATTATGCGCTTTTGCGTTGCGGTGAAAAAGTTATAATATCCACCTCGCCAGAGCTTTTTTTGCGGGTCGAGGGCGGTAAGGTTACATCTGAACCGATTAAAGGCACACTTCGTTTTGATAAATTCAGTGCTGAGCTTAAGGAAATATTAGTATCATCTCCTAAAGAAGATGCAGAGCTTTCAATGATTGTCGATCTGGTTCGCAACGATATTTCAGCGGATTGCAACTATGGATCAGTCGTTGTTGAGGATCATAAATCGGTCTTTGCAGTGGATAATCTGTTGCAGATGTATAGTCGGGTATGCGGTAGACTTGCAGATGATCGGGATTGTATAGATCTTTTTCTGAATGCTTTCCCCGGCGGCTCCATTACCGGATGTCCCAAGAAAAGTTCTATGGAACTTATTGAATTGCTGGAGCCGCATACGCGTGGGCCTTATTGTGGCAGCATTGTTCTCATTCAGGGACCGCGTGATATGATTTCGTCCATTGCAATCAGGACAGCAGTTTATGATCGTTCGAAGGGCGATTTGAGCTATTGGGCGGGGAGCGGGATTGTCATTGATTCAGACCCGCAGGCAGAATATCAGGAAACTTTGGCCAAGGCCGGAAAAATACTTACTCCGGAGAAGATGTGATCTATTTCAGAAAAGGAAAACTCAGGGAAGATAAAATAGATTTAGATTTAGCCCAGCCTGCTTTTCGGACCGGTTATGGTTTTTTTGAAACCATTGCCTGGAATGGCACTGAAATTTGTCATTTGGATCTGCACTTAAAGCGGGCGCGTAAAAGCCTGACTGAGTTTAATGTAATTGAGCAGGCCATTGATTACGCAAAAATAATAACCGAAGTAGTAGAAGCAAACGGGCTGAGTTCCAAGTTCGCGCGGGTAAACATTTTTTTTCCGGCTGAGCAGGGCAGAGCTTTCCCCGTTGTATCAGCCGTGCCTTTTGAACATACTCCGGACAGGGTCTGGACGCTGATGCCCGGTGCGGATGTTTTTCTTTCATCATTTGCGCAGCATAAAACAATGAACCGAATGTCCTATTTGAATGCTTGGCAGAAGGCGGTGGAAAACGGTTTTGATGATGCATTATTGCTTGATTTCGAAGGGCATGTACTTGAATCGTCCTTTGCATCGCTACTCTTTTGGAAGGCTGGTAAATTTTATGAACCGCAGACTGACTACAAACTTTCCAGTACTGCTCAGATGGTCGCTGCTACGCACATTCAAATAGAAAAGACACCGATACTTCTCAACACAGTAGATGAATATGATCATGTCTATGCCCTTAATTCGCTCGGGGGAATGATCCCTGTTTCAGCTATCGGTGACGTCGTTTTTGAGATTGCACCTGATATTGCTGACATCGTTACCGCTATGGTTCTGGAATTAAAATAGCAACGATATTGTACGTTATTGTCTTCGTGGATTTAATAGTAGTTGTGTGAACTCTTCGAAATTTTTTGGCTACAAAGCAAAGAAAAAGTCCCTCGCAACATAAAATTGCGGGGGACTTTTTAAATTCTAATAAATGAACAGCAGGCTAGAAATTGAATCCGATTTTTTCGCGGATTTCCTCCATATTCTGCTGTGCTTTAGCTTGCGCTTTGGCTGTGCCGTCAGCAAGGATCTGCCAGACTATATCTGGATTTTCATCCATTTTGCGGCGTCTTTCCTGCATTGGCTGAAGGAATTTACCCATATTTTCAGCAAGAATTTTTTTACAGTCCACGCAACCAAGAGAAGCATTGCGGCAACCTTTTTCGATCTCTGCACATTTTTCGCTGTCAGTTAACAGTTTGTGGTACGGATAAAGGTTGCATATTTCAGGGTTACCCGGATCAGATTTTCTAAGTCTGTTTTTATCAGTGAGCATGGACATTACTTTAGGGCGGACATCTTCCATCGCTTCACCGAGGAAAATACCGTTATCATAACTTTTGCTCATCTTGCGTCCGTCAAGGCCGGGCAGTTTGGCTTCTTCGGTAAGCATGGCCTGCGGCTCGGGAAAATATTCACCGTTAAGGTGGTTGAAGCGGCGGGCAATCTCACGGGCAAGCTCAAGGTGAGGAAGCTGGTCCTGACCAACTGGGACGCGTGAAGGCTTGTACATGAGGATATCAGATGCCATGAGTACCGGATAACCGAGGAATCCGTAAGTGTTCAGTTCTTTTTGAACCAGCTCCTGACGGATTTCTTTGTAAGTGGGGTTTCTTTCAAGCCAGCCAAGCGGGGTCATCATGGAAAGAGTCAGGTGCAGTTCTGCGTGCTCTTTTACCTGAGATTGATGGAAAATTACACATTTTTCAGGATCAAGCCCTGCGGCAACCCAGTCTTTAACCAGTTCAGGGACAAAACCTTTAATACGTCTGGGATCGGAGTACTCACTGGTGAGCGCATGCCAGTCAGCAACGAAAAAGTAACATTCGTTGTCTTCCTGAATTTTGATCCAGTTAACCAGTACGCCGAAATAGTGACCTAAATGCAAACGTCCGGTGGGCCTCATGCCTGAAACAATGCGATTATTAATTTTGCTCATTTTAAAAACTTGTGTGGGTTGATGATTTTAATGAACCAGAAAATTATAGAAAAAACCTATGACCGGGCTGATGATTTTACCTAGGATACCGAGCATTGCCAGCAGGATAACAATGATAAAACCGTACCTGAAGGACATATATTGATATGCCGCTCTGCGGGGGAGAAAACCGGCAATGATCTTACTGCCGTCCAAAGGAGGAATTGGCAGCAGATTAAAGAAGCACAAGGCCAGATTGATTACAACTCCGGCATTTGCAATTTTGACCGTTGGTTCAAGAATCCTCAACATTAGCGGTGAAAGACCGTTGATATCCATTGAAAAGATTATTTTTACAACGATGGAGAACATTATTGCAAGTGCCATATTGGCCGCGGGACCGGCAAGAGCCACAAGCATCATATCCCGTTGCGGGTTTTTGAAGTAGGAGGGATTCACAGGAACAGGCTTGGCCCAGCCGATCATACGGGTGAGGATCAGCGCAAGAGTGCCCATGGGATCAAGATGTTTGAGAGGGTTTAATGTAAGTCGTCCGGCCTGCTTGGCTGTAGGGTCGCCAAGAAGATATGCAGCAAAGCCGTGAGAAGCTTCGTGACAGGTTATTGCCAGAAGAAAAGGAAGAGCAAGGATACTTATTTCTTTGATTGTATTGGCGATATCGAACATGGATACTTAGCTTGTTCGCTTTTTAGAAGTGATAAATGGCAGGCCAGGAGGGATTCGAACCCCCAGCATTCGGTTTTGGAGCCCGACGTTCTAGCCGTTGGAACTACTGGCCTGCATTTATGAATTTGAGATCTCTGTCGTCAAATCCAAATGGGTGCTATCACGATCCCGCCACATGGGCAAGAAAAAAGGAGCCTGTTTTTTACAGACTCCCAAAAAAAGTTAAAAAAACCGGCTCAATCTGATCGTTGCAAAAAGTGTTATTTAGCCTAAAGCTTCTTTGATTTTGCTTTTTAGCACGCTCAGGTCAACGGATTTAACCACATAATGATCTGCGGCTATGGATTTCATGTCGTGCTTGAAGCTGTCATAGGCGGTGCTTAAGATAACTGGGAGATCATGGTCCTCCTGCCGGATCTCCTGCAGTAAATCCAGTCCTGAACGGTCAATGCCTAATTTGATGTCGAGGATGACCAGATGCGGAGTTTCTCTTTTTATTACGGCAAGAATATTTTCTGTGCCGTCAGAGGTGGCAACTTGAAAGCCGGCAGCTTCAAGCTCTTCTCTGTAAAGCATCCGTATATGTTTTTCATCGTCTACGACTAAAATTGTTTGCTGAGTCATTTTCAACTCCTTTGAAGTCGTGGTTCACTTTCCCTACTTTAGTTCAACATGCAACTTGTGGTCAACATTTATAGAATTTTTTTTGGATAAATCTGGGAGTGGCATAAATTACTTTCCCAGATTTTTTAAAAACTATTCTTATAAATTGAAAAGCAGTATTATTTTTTACTGCCGACCTGATGCATGACTATTTCATCAAACCTTAGCGGTTTTGACTTTAACAAATAACGCATTCTTCATTCTTAGCTGAACCATATCATAGAAAAATAATATTTTCTTTGAATAATTATTAAAAAAGTTACATTTTTTCAAAATTATAGCTCGGCAGAGAAAAAATATCCCTTCGGCAAGGTCTGAAAAGCTTGCTGAAACTGATCTTAAAAGCTAAATCGAATCTTCTCATGACATTAATTAATGTACTAAAATTAAAAAGGGGTCTGCCCATGGTAACTGTCAGACTTGAACCGGAAGACAAGGTGATTGAATTCACTAAGCTGAATACTGTTTTGCAGCTTCTTAATAAAATGGGGCTGCATCAGACCGATGCTCTGGTCATCAGAGATGGAGAGCTTTTGACTCAGGATATCCGCATCAATCAAGGCGATGTAATAACCTTAAGAAAAGTAATTTCAGTTGGGTAAATATTATGAAATGTAAGGTTTGCAAAGCTCCGGCAGTAATTTCTCTGCCCAGCCATAACGCTGCGTTTTGTCAGGAGCATTTTGGAAAATTTTTTATGAAGCAGGTTTCTGAGGGAATTCGTAAACGCAAGCTGCTTGAATATGATGATAAAATTCTTGTAGCCCTGTCCGGCGGCAAAGATTCTCTAGGACTTATGTACGCACTGGCGGAGCTGGGGTACAATGTTACCGGATTGCATATTGATCTGGGGATTTTTGATTCCTCAAAGAAAGCACGTTCTGTGGTCGAAGATTTTTGTAAAGACAAAGGATATGCCCTCAAGGTTGTTGATTTTGAGAAAGAAGGCGTGCCCATGCCGCTTATTAAAAAGCATATCCGTCGCCCGATATGCGCCATTTGCGGTAAATTCAAGCGTCATTACTTCAACAAAGTAGCTCTTGAAGATGGATATACCGCTCTGGCTACCGGGCATAATCTTGATGATGAAGTGGCAAGACTTTTTGCCAATACTTTGCGCTGGGATCAGGCGTATCTTTCTGATCAAGGACCGCTTCTGCCCGCAGAAAACGGTTTTGCGAAGAAGGTAAAGCCCCTTTTCCGGGTTACTGAATTCGAGTCTGCAAACTTTTCATTTCTTAAAGGTATTCCATACCACCACCTGCCGTGCCCATACAGCGGCGGGGCCAGTTTTACCGGACATAAGATGCTCTGGAGAGATCTGGAATTGCGCAGTCCCGGTTCGAAGCGTTCTTTTTACAAAGGATTCTTAGATCGCGGTCAGCCTGCTTTTGCAGCGATTCATGAAGGCAGGAAAGATTATGAAGTTAAACCATGTGAGGAATGCAACTGTCCCACTTCCGCCGGCATTTGCAGTGTGTGCAGGCTCAAAAAACAGCTTAAACAGGCTTTAGAGGAAAGCGATCAGTGAACGGGCCTAAAGTATCTGTAACCATGCCCTGCTACAATTGTGAGGATACTGTGGGGCTGGCTGTTGAAAGTATTCTAAGCCAGTCTTATTCGAATCTTGAGCTTGTTGCAGCTGATGATGGTTCCAGTGACAGTACGGCCGCTATTCTCAGAGAATATGCAGCTGAAGATTCACGACTTAAGCTTCTTTTTTTAGATCATCAGGGAGTAGTGGGGGCAGCTAATGCAGCGATCAATGCTTCATCAGGAAAATATATCGCCCGTATGGATGCTGATGATATCGCTCTTCCCGAACGGATCGCAAGGCAGTCCGCTCTTTTAGACCAGAACAGCGAAGTAGGGCTTACCGCCTGTCGGGTAAGGTTCGGAGGTGACAGCGACAAGTGCGCCGGCTATGCTCATTATGTTGACTGGATTAATACTCTCGTCGGAGCTGATGAAATCTCCTTGAATCGTTTCGTCGAATTTCCCTTTGCCAACCCGTCAATAATGATGCGCAGTGATCTCATCAAGCAGCACGGTCCGTTTCGCGACGGAGATTTTCCCGAAGATTATGAGCTGGTTCTTCGCTGGCTCGAAGCAGGGGTTGAAATGCGTAAGGTCGACGAGGAGCTGCTTATTTGGAATGACCCTCCGGATCGGCTTTCACGCAATCATCCCAAGTATACTGTAGAAGCATTTTATCGCATTAAAAGTGAATATCTGTACCGCTGGCTTAAGATAAACTGTTCGACGTTCCCAAGAGTCGGGGTGATAGGCTCGGGGCGTACTTCTCGCAAACGTTACCGGATGCTGGAGCAGTCGGGCACTCAAACTGCCTTCTATGTGGATATAGATCCGCGTAAAGTCGGCAAAGTCATTCACGGCAGCATGGTTATTCACCGAAATGAAGTTCCTCCGCCCGGAGATACCTTTTTGCTTTCATACGTGGCAAGCAGAGGAGCGCGTGAAGAAGTCTCAGAATTTTTAGAGTCCCGCGGATACATACTCGGCCAGCATTATTTATTAGTGGCCTAAACACGCCTTTTAAAAATCATCGGTCCCTTTTACTAAAACACTTTGTGAGCTGTCTGTTCGCGGCAACCTTAAAGCGTACATATTTTAGGCAATAAAAAAAGCCGCTGAGTCAAACTCAGCGGCTTTGCTTTAATTTATCAAATGACAGCTGCGCTTATCTGCGACCGCCACCACCGGGACGTCCGCCTCTAGGGCCTCCGCCTCGTCTGTCGTCGCGTCTTCCGCCGCCGGGGCGTCCGCCCATCTTGAATTTTTCAAGATCAACTTCCTGTCCGGCCTGCTC harbors:
- a CDS encoding efflux RND transporter permease subunit — encoded protein: MDFVKFSIEKPVSVLVGVILLVLFGGLALSGLPYQLSPSVTEPEITVETSWSGATPYDIERDIIEEQEKVLKGVTGLVEMESECFNSFGRISLRFKIGTDIDDALLRVSNKLNEVKKYPADSDRPVITATGAATSPVIWMIFETLPENKHHIDEFITFFENDVRQYLERVDGVADLFVGGGTENEMHVIIAPEKLAAYNLTIAKVIEVLKSENANISAGNLGVGRRDYRIRTTAEFRSPEEIENVVITSSGQQRVTIADVGKVVRGFDKAEVAMLRNGIPGIAIGVKPEPGSNVLDMTREVKKVVDELNANILAKEGTHLVWVYDQAPYINGAIDLVKQNIIIGGVLAIIVLLIFLQSFSATVIVAIAIPISVIGSFIVFGGLGRSLNIISMSGISFAVGMLVDNAIVVLENIDRHRGMGKPPFKAAYDGASEVWGAVLASTLTTVAVFLPVVFIEEEAGQLFKDIAIAVTCAISLSLFVSVSVIPMLAKQFYSFSKRKKKVKRNFLTRAGGVISDWVMGLLELAIRNWATRISTVVILVAASALIVFSFFPKMEYLPQGNRNLILSILIPPPGLSYEERDSIGEFISSQVEPYIKEEKDGFPQVESLFYVSAPSINLFGAMAKDEERPAELIPLFNRIMNSIPGMFGVSIQASIFESGLGKGRMVAVDFSGTDLNKLIAAAGTMFGMARQAVPGAQVRPIPSLEMLYPEVRIIPDRDRLRAAGMSSRELGEALDVLMDGRKIGDFKQEGKKKIDLKLKASDAGVSTPEELYNSLVATPQGWAVPVSSLSNIERTYGITQIRHLERQRTVTLQITPPKSMPLEQAMDIVQNKLIPEVKEMGLLDGVNVRMSGAADKLTQTREAMQWNFLLAVVITYLLMAALFGNFIYPVIILLTVPLAGAGGFLGLKLENLFIAPQPLDVLTMLGFVILIGVVVNNAILIVHQSLNNVRQGGMEHKEAVLEATRSRLRPIYMSATTSIFGMLPLAIAPGPGSELYRGLGAVVLGGLALSTVFTVFMIPALLMFFIKMEKVGSKDATV
- a CDS encoding pyridoxal phosphate-dependent aminotransferase; amino-acid sequence: MDCISKRACEITPFLVMDILEKAQQMEREGRSIIHMEIGEPDFDTPECIKKACCKALEKGETHYTHSLGIPELREAISKYHKDRYSVDVDPGRIIVTQGTSPAMLLLFTFILDQGDNIIVSDPCYACYSNFISFAGAEANSITTYEEDGFQFRPEEIAKAINSKTKAILINSPSNPTGTLLSPERMAKIAKLGPWIISDEIYHGLVYGEQEHSILEYTDHAFVLNGFSKLFAMTGWRLGYLIAPEKYIRPMQKLCQNFFISANSMAQRAGVAALTESWDDVNRIKDIYDTRRKFILKRLREIGFDIKVEPTGAFYVLVNMKHLALKFDGSSLKLAFDILEKAGIGVTPGIDFGEGAEGYIRLSYANSIENLTEGMNRLEKYVKENS
- a CDS encoding aminodeoxychorismate/anthranilate synthase component II, which codes for MKILLIDNNDSFTNNLVHLLAKEIVGAEVAVLPYSNTTDPDMVQPFVTEYDLLIISPGPGCPADYPGYEKIIESDKPVLGVCLGMQILNEYFGGKTKRLEGCFHGRTERINFNGDNIRVARYHSLYCAEVGEALEVIAANKSGVPMAVGHKELPLLGYQFHPESFLTEQAGVFIEYALHYFKLR
- a CDS encoding anthranilate synthase component I family protein, whose product is MNTPCTILNSVSFERFCDIALYFVKEKSADVLLGSPAYPESSNSYLGIAPVSELTLEAGTPADEIGPAIKSFAFADEGPSIGYVSYECGHALRGIASAKSTEFPALHLKKYAAVLVHDAGRESLQVLSADAESAAEIVKKIHAADAVPDVDLPCFSAESVDMSLNKCQYEEGVRQTLEYIKEGLTYQLNLSTKFNIPVDNFDPVLWFFALSKKYPAPYYALLRCGEKVIISTSPELFLRVEGGKVTSEPIKGTLRFDKFSAELKEILVSSPKEDAELSMIVDLVRNDISADCNYGSVVVEDHKSVFAVDNLLQMYSRVCGRLADDRDCIDLFLNAFPGGSITGCPKKSSMELIELLEPHTRGPYCGSIVLIQGPRDMISSIAIRTAVYDRSKGDLSYWAGSGIVIDSDPQAEYQETLAKAGKILTPEKM
- a CDS encoding aminotransferase class IV codes for the protein MIYFRKGKLREDKIDLDLAQPAFRTGYGFFETIAWNGTEICHLDLHLKRARKSLTEFNVIEQAIDYAKIITEVVEANGLSSKFARVNIFFPAEQGRAFPVVSAVPFEHTPDRVWTLMPGADVFLSSFAQHKTMNRMSYLNAWQKAVENGFDDALLLDFEGHVLESSFASLLFWKAGKFYEPQTDYKLSSTAQMVAATHIQIEKTPILLNTVDEYDHVYALNSLGGMIPVSAIGDVVFEIAPDIADIVTAMVLELK
- the trpS gene encoding tryptophan--tRNA ligase — its product is MSKINNRIVSGMRPTGRLHLGHYFGVLVNWIKIQEDNECYFFVADWHALTSEYSDPRRIKGFVPELVKDWVAAGLDPEKCVIFHQSQVKEHAELHLTLSMMTPLGWLERNPTYKEIRQELVQKELNTYGFLGYPVLMASDILMYKPSRVPVGQDQLPHLELAREIARRFNHLNGEYFPEPQAMLTEEAKLPGLDGRKMSKSYDNGIFLGEAMEDVRPKVMSMLTDKNRLRKSDPGNPEICNLYPYHKLLTDSEKCAEIEKGCRNASLGCVDCKKILAENMGKFLQPMQERRRKMDENPDIVWQILADGTAKAQAKAQQNMEEIREKIGFNF
- a CDS encoding site-2 protease family protein; translation: MFDIANTIKEISILALPFLLAITCHEASHGFAAYLLGDPTAKQAGRLTLNPLKHLDPMGTLALILTRMIGWAKPVPVNPSYFKNPQRDMMLVALAGPAANMALAIMFSIVVKIIFSMDINGLSPLMLRILEPTVKIANAGVVINLALCFFNLLPIPPLDGSKIIAGFLPRRAAYQYMSFRYGFIIVILLAMLGILGKIISPVIGFFYNFLVH
- a CDS encoding response regulator; protein product: MTQQTILVVDDEKHIRMLYREELEAAGFQVATSDGTENILAVIKRETPHLVILDIKLGIDRSGLDLLQEIRQEDHDLPVILSTAYDSFKHDMKSIAADHYVVKSVDLSVLKSKIKEALG
- a CDS encoding ATP-binding protein, producing MKCKVCKAPAVISLPSHNAAFCQEHFGKFFMKQVSEGIRKRKLLEYDDKILVALSGGKDSLGLMYALAELGYNVTGLHIDLGIFDSSKKARSVVEDFCKDKGYALKVVDFEKEGVPMPLIKKHIRRPICAICGKFKRHYFNKVALEDGYTALATGHNLDDEVARLFANTLRWDQAYLSDQGPLLPAENGFAKKVKPLFRVTEFESANFSFLKGIPYHHLPCPYSGGASFTGHKMLWRDLELRSPGSKRSFYKGFLDRGQPAFAAIHEGRKDYEVKPCEECNCPTSAGICSVCRLKKQLKQALEESDQ